ACATTTCAAGCCCCTCGGCATCGAAGAGCGAATCCGGGAGTTCGATGTCTCCTCCGCCACGGTGGAGCTGGCGGCGGTGGCCGTGGGTGTGGAGGGCGCCCGCATTGCCAAGAGCCTCAGCTTCAAGGTGGAGGACAAGCCCATCATCATTGTGGTGGCGGGGGACGCCAAGGTGGACAACAGCCGCTACAAGGCCCAGTTCCACACCAAGGCCAAAATGCTGACCCATGAGGAGGCCCACGAGCTGATCGGCCACGACGTGGGCGGCGTGTGCCCCTTTGCCCTGCCGGAGGATGTGAAGGTGTACCTGGATGTGTCCATGAAGCGGTTCGAGACGGTGTTCCCCGCCGCAGGCAGCAGCAACAGCGCCGTGGAGATGACCTGCGACGAGCTGGAGCGGTACGCCTCCAACTTTGCCGCGTGGGTGGATGTGTGCAAGGGCTGGCGGCCCGAGGAGCAGGGATGATCCGGTTTCTGCACGGCGCGGACTTCCACCTGGACAGCGCCTTTGGCGCCCTGCCGCCCGGACAGGCGGCGGCCCGCCGCCGGGAGAGCCGGGAGCTGGCTCTCCGTCTGGCGGACTACGTGAAGGAACACGGCATCGATCTGGTGCTGCTGGCGGGGGATCTGTTCGACAGCGCCAGCCCCTTCCGGGAGACGGGGGAACAGCTGGCCGCCGCTCTGGGACAGATGCGGGCCAGGGTGTTCATCTCCCCCGGCAACCACGACTGGTACGGACCCGGCAGTCCCTGGGAGACGGTGGACTGGCCGGAGAATGTGTACGTATTCAAAGAGAACAGGCTCACGGCCGTGGAGGTGCCGGAGCGGAACTTGGTGATCCACGGGGCGGCATTCTCCGGCCCGGAACAGCCGGAGAGCCTGCTGGCGGGTTTCACCGCCCCGGCAGACGGAAAGTGTCACATCGGCCTGCTCCATGGGGAGCTGGACGGGGCGGAGGCGCGGTACGGCCCCATCCGCCGGGAAGAGGCGGCGGCCAGCGGCCTCTGCTATCTGGCACTGGGCCACGTCCACAAGCGGACGGCGCCCCTGACACTGGGGCGGACGGTCTGCGCCTGGCCCGGCTGTCCGGAGGGCCGGGGGTTCGACGAGCTGGGGGAGAAAGGTTTTTACGAGGGGACGATCTCCGACGGCGGAGAGGTCTCCCTGACCTTTGTGCCCTTTGCCCGGCACCGGTATGAGGTTTTAGAGGTGGACGTCACCGGAAAAGAGCCCCGGGCCGCCGTGGAGGCAGCTCTGCCGCCGGAGACGGCCGGGGACCTGTACCGCATCCTCCTCACCGGCGAGACCGGAGAGGGCGGCGCTGGCGCCGCGGCCATCCAGGAGGCGCTGGCGGACCGGTTTTACGCCCTGGAGGTCCGGGACCGCACCCGTATGGCGGAGGACCTGTGGCGGCGGGCGGAGGAGGACTCCCTCCGGGGCCTGTTTCTCCGGGAGCTGCGCCAGCGGCGGAAGCAGGCGGAGACGGAAGCGGAACGGGCGGAGATCGACCTGGCGGCCCGGTTCGGCCTGGCGGCGCTGGACCACCGGGATCTGGGGTGAGCGGAGGAGCGGATGAAATGAATGAGATGAAGAAGATTCTGCTGATCGGCACTGGCGGCACCATCGCCTCGGACGTGACGGACAGCGGCCTTGCGCCGGAGCTGACCACGGAGCAGCTGCTCTCCCATATTCCCGGGATCTCGGACATCTGCGGCGTGGACTGCCTCCAGCTGCTGAACCTGGACAGCACCAACATGACCCCGGCTCACTGGCTGGAGATCGCCGCCTGTATCCGGGACCACTACGGCTGCTATGACGGCTTTGTTATCACCCACGGCACGGACACCATGGCGTATACGGCGGCGGCCCTGAGCTATCTGATCCAGGGTAGTCCTAAGCCTATTGTGCTGACCGGCGCCCAGAGACCCATCGGATTTGATTCCACGGATTCCAAGACAAATCTGGCGGACGCCTTCCGCTGCGCGGCGGAGGACCTGCCGGGGGTCTCTATCGTGTTCAACAGCCGGGTGATCCTGGGGACCCGGGCCAAGAAGACCCGCTCCAAGAGCTTCCAGGCCTTTTCCAGCATCAATCACCCGGAGCTGGGCGTCCTGCGGGACGGCGTGCTGCTGCGGTACATCCGCCAGGACTGCCGGGAGGCCCCGGTGTTTTACGACCGCCTGGACCCGCGGGTGGCCCTGCTGAAGCTGGTGCCCGGCACCGGGCGGGATGCGGCGGACTTCCTGCTGGAGCGGAACGACGCCCTGATTATCGAGAGCTTCGGCGTGGGCGGCCTGCCGGAGGCGGGCGGCTTTTACGACTGCGTCCGCCGCTGGATGGAGGCGGGGCGGGTCGTCGTTCTCACCACCCAGGTGGAGAATGAGGGCAGCGACCTGGGGGTGTATCACGTGGGCTACCGCCTCAAAAGCGATCTGGGGGTGCTGGAGGCCTACGACATGACCACGGAGGCCGTGGTGGCCAAGCTCATGTGGATCCTGGGGCAGACCCGGCGGCGGGAGGAAGTGGAGCGGCTGTTCTACACACCGGTGGCCCGGGACATCCTCTGGCCCGGCCTGTAAAGACAGAGGGAACCGACGTCCGGAAAAAGGCAGGTTCCCCCACTTGACAAGGAAAAAGGCCCGTGATATATTTATTTTTACTGAAAAAAGCATTGAAAAGGACGCTGTCCGGGACTCGACAGCAGAGAGGGACCGCCGCTGGCTGAAAGCGGACCCCGCCAGAGCCCGGAACACAGCCACCGCCTTGGAGCCGCCCACCGATATGTAGGCTGGGACGGGACCTCCCGTTATAGAGGACACGAGCGGCATCCCTCCGGGGATGCAAGCAGGGTGGAACCGTGGAATACGATTTTGTATCCCACCCCTGATTTTTCAGGGGTGGGATTTTTGTTTTCTGCCCCTTGAACAAAAGGAGGATCAACCATGTCTGAAGAAGTGAAGAACAACGAGTTTACCTTTGAGAATCCGGCGTACCGCCAGACCTACTGGCACACCTGCTCCCACGTGATGGCCCAGGCCGTGAAGCGCCTGTGGCCGGAGGTGAAGCTGGCCATCGGCCCCTCCATCGACGAGGGCTGGTACTACGACCTGGACGCCCCCTTCGCCTTCACGCCGGAGCACCTGGAGAAGATCGAGGCAGAGATGCGGAAGATCTGCAAGGAGAAGCTGAAGCTGGAGCGGTTCGAACTGCCCCGGGAGGAGGCTTTGAAGTTCATGGAGGAGAAGGCAGAGCCCTACAAGGTGGAGCTTATCAACGACCTGCCCGCAGACGCCCATATCTCCTTCTACAAGCAGGGCGAGTTCACGGATCTCTGCGCCGGCCCCCATCTGGACTCCACCGGCCGCATCAAGGGCAACGCCCTCAAGCTCACCGCTTGCAACGCCGCCTACTGGCGGGGTGATTCCAACCGGGAGACCCTCCAGCGGATTTACGGCATCGCCTTCCCGAAGAAGGACGAGCTGGATGCCTACCTCCAGCGGATCGAAGAGGCTAAGAAGCGGGACCACCGGAAGCTGGGCCGGGAGCTGGGCCTGTTCATGCTGCGGGACGAGGGGCCTGGCTTCCCCTTCTTCCTGCCCAAGGGCATGACCTTGAAAAACACCCTGCTGGATTACTGGCGCCAGGTCCACAAGAAGTACGGCTATGTGGAGATCTCCACCCCCATCATCCTCAACCGTCAGCTGTGGGAGCGTTCCGGCCACTGGGACCACTATAAGCAGAACATGTACACCACTGTTATCGACGAAGAGGATTACGCCATCAAGCCCATGAACTGCCCCGGCGGCATGCTGGTCTACGCCAGCGAGCCTCACTCCTACCGGGAGCTGCCCCTGCGGGTGGGCGAGCTGGGCCTGGTACACCGGCACGAGCTGTCCGGTGCGCTCCACGGCCTGTTCCGGGTCCGCTGCTTCACCCAGGACGACGCCCACATCTTCATGACCCCGGACCAGATGAAGGACGTGATCCAGGAGACGGTCCGCCTGTTCGACGAAGTGTACTCCACCTTCGGCCTCAGCTACACCATTGAACTCAGCACCATGCCGGAGGATCACATCGGCACTGTGGAGGAGTGGGAGCATAACCAGGACATCCTGAAAAACGCTATCACCGACATGGGCAAGACCTTCGAGGTCAACGAGGGCGACGGCGCTTTCTATGGCCCCAAGCTGGACTTCCATCTGGCCGATTCCCTGGGCCGCACTTGGCAGTGCGGCACCATCCAGCTGGACAGCCAGCTGCCGGAGCGGTTTGAACTGGAGTACACCGGAGAGGACGGCCAGAAGCACCGCCCCGTCATGGTCCATCGGGTGGTTCTGGGCAGCGTGGAGCGGTTCATCGGCGTCATCACCGAGCACTTTGCCGGCGCGTTCCCGGTGTGGCTGAACCCGGTGCAGGTGAAGGTCCTGCCCATTACAGACCGCGCCCTGGAATACGCCGATCAGATCGCAAAGCAGCTGGATGCCGCCGGCTTCCGGGTGGAGGTGGACGGCCGCAACGAGAAGATCGGCAAGAAGATCCGGGAGGCCACCCTGGAGAAGATCCCCTATATGCTGGTAGTGGGCGACCGGGATATGGAAAACCAGACCGTCTCCGTCCGCCTGCGGACCGGTGAGGATCTGGGCGCCATGTCCGTGGCGGATTTTGCCGCCCGGCTGAAGCAGGACGTGGACACCAAGGCCATCTGGTAAAAATGCGTTCCCCTCACAGCGGCCCGGGGCCGAACCCGGACCGCTGTGTCCGATTCCGCAACGGGCGCTCCCGCATCCGGGCAGCGGAAAGATGGCGGGCATTTTCGGTGGTTCTGCACATTGCCGGGACCGCCCGGACGGTATACAATAGAAAAAACATCCGGCACTTTTTGCAGAGGAGGCGGCTATGAGTCAGGAGATTCACTATTTGGAGACCGGATCCCAGGACCCTTTTTACAATCTGGCGTTTGAAGAGACGGTACTCCGCAGCCGGCGGTCGGGGGAGTATCTGCTCCTGTGGCAGAACGACAACACCATCGTCATCGGGCAGAACCAGAACGCCGAGGGTGAGATCAACCGGGCCTTTGTGGAGGCCCATCAAATCCATGTGGTGCGCCGCACCACCGGCGGCGGCGCCGTGTACCATGATCTGGGCAACCTGAACTACTCCTTCATCACCGACGTGGGAGACGCGGAGCGGCTGACCATGGAGCGGTTCACCCGTCCCATTGTGGAGGCCTTGCAGGGATTGGGCCTGCAGGCGGAGGCCTCCGGCCGCAATGACATCCTGGTGGAGGGGCGGAAGGTGTCCGGCACAGCCCAGCGGCTGCTCCGCGGGCGCTTCCTGTATCATGGGACACTGCTGTTCGACGCCAACCCCGGCATGGTGTCCGGGGCGCTGAATGTGGACCCGGCAAAGTTCGAGTCCAAGAGTGCAAAATCCGTGCGCAGTCGGATCGGCAACATCCGGGAGTTCCTGAAGACGGATATGGATATGCCCGCCTTCTGGAGTTATCTGAAGAAAACATTGGCCGGCAGCGGTCTGGTGGAGGATCACCTGACAGATGAGGAACTGGCTGCTGTGGATGAGCTGAAGCGCACCAAGTACGACACCTGGGAGTGGAACTTCGGCCGTTCCCCAAGTACAACCTGCGGAACAAGCGCCGCTGGGACGGCGGCACCCTGGAGCCCTGTGTGGAGGTGGACCAGGGGATCATCCGCCAGATCGTGTTCTACGGAGATTTTCTGGCTGTCAGCCCCATGGACGAGGTGACCGGCGCCCTGATGGGCACGCCATTCCGGCGGGAGGACGTGGGGGCGGTGCTGGACCGCTTCCCCCTTCGGGACTATTTCGGAACCATCACCCGGGACCAGGTGCTGGATACAATATTTTATGTGGACTGAGACAGCGTCCGCAGAATCAAAAAGAGAGACGCGCCCGGCGCGTCTCTCTTTTTGATTCTGTCAGGTCAGGATTTCCCGCTGGAACGGCTCCAGCAGCAGCCGGACATCCGGCACCCCCTGGAGCTGGCCCGCACCCTTGACGGCGGCATCCCGATATCCCCAGCGGTCATCGTGGGAGAAGGGGAGATGGTATACCACCAGATGCTCCGGCCGGATGGCCTGTTCGATGAAGTGACGGCCCTTCCGAAGAGTCACCCAAGGGAAGTTCAAAAGGGCCAGATCAATGGGGCGGTTGCCGATGAAATCCCGCAGCTGCGGGTCCGCCACGGCGCAGTCTCCGGCGATCAGGACCCGGAAACCGTCATATTCCAGGATACAGCCGTAGTGGGGGACCTCCCGGTACTGTGCACCCTCGTGAGTCAGGCGCATGAAGTCCATGTGCAGCCCCTCCAGGGTGAGATGGCTGCTGGGACCGGCCAGCACCAGCTGGCGGTCAAACTCCTGCTCCGGCAGCACCAGGGCCACCTGCGGATTTTGGGCAATCACCTGCTCTGTCAGGGCGCGGGAGTAATGGTCCGGATGGCAGTGGGTGAAAAAGAGCAGATCCGGGCTGGCGAAGTCCGGATGAGCCTGAAGAATGTTCCAGCGCTCAGGGGTGACAGTGGAGAACCCCACAACCCGATGGTCGTGGAGCGCGTCGGACCAGACCCGCATGGCACCCAGATGCAGGGCGACCCCGGCGTTGACGCTGAGTGTGATTTGGCAATGGGACATGATGTCGCTCCTTGTGTGTACAGGATTTTTACTTGCGGGACAAACGTCTTTCAGAATAAAATTTCAAAATGCCATGATTTGCGTAAGGCTTGCGTAAGAATCGGCGCTTTGCGGTTTTATGGTTGATTATACCATACTTTTTCCGAAAAATCAGCAAAAAGTCCAAAAATAATTTATTTTTCTGTTAAAATTGCCATATTTTTGCTGTTTGTACAAAATTGGCAAAGAGCCACAGAACAAAAATGGGCAAAATGACAAATTTCCGATTGCTGATTGATATTGAATTGGCAAAGTGATATACTTGTCTCCGTTAACAGAAATTTAATATGTATTTCTGTGAAACAGGCGGCTTTGCGGCAGTTTATTCATACGGCATGATAGACAGGCAACTATTCATGCGCAGGAGACGTATAAATATTCTGTTAAGACGGGGCGCCACACTAACTGAAGGGATTGATCGAATGAAAACCTACAAGACGATCATGAACGGGCTCACCAAAGTCGAGGAATTCGTGCTCTGCGTGATTACCGTCGTGGTTACAGCGATCACGTTTATCAACGTGCTCTCTCGGTATGTTTTCCACTCCAACTTCGCGTGGTCCGAGGAGCTGGTCATCAACGTGTTCATCCTGATGATCATGCTGGGCTGCGCCCTAGCTACCAGAGACGGCAGCATGATTACGCTGTCCCTGATCTTCGACAATGTGGGCGTCGGGGGTAAAAAGATTCTGACCGTGATTGACACGGTCGTGAACCTGATCTTTTACGCCATCCTGATCTACACCGGCTTTAACAAGGTGTTCGATCAGATCAGCACCGGCAAAGAGACCTTCTCTCTGGGCTGGCCCGAATGGGTGTTTACCATCCTGCTGCCCATCGGCTCCATCTTCCTGGTGCTCCATGCGATCGAGTATCTGGTCGACGTGATGAGCAACAAGGCCGCCTGTGTGAAGCCGGCTGAGACAGAGGGAGGCAAAGAGACTGTATGATTAACTTGATCCTGTTCGGCAGCTTCTTCGTGATGCTGCTGCTGAATATCCCCATTGCCGTCAGCCTGGGTATGTCTTCCATTTTCGCCCTGCTCTTCAGCAGTTCCCCCTGACGGTCGTCCCTACCAACGTGTACAGCGGCATGGCAAAGTTCCTGCTGCTGGCTATTCCGTTCTTTGTTCTGTCCGGCAACATCATGGCCAAGGCGGGCATCTCCAGCCGTCTGGTGGCGTTTGCTGATGACTGCGTCGGCCATCGGCGCGGCGGCATCGCCATCGTGGCTGTTATCGTGGCCTGCTTCTTCGGCGCCATCTCCGGCTCCGGTCCCGCCACCGTGGCGGCTCTGGGCATTATCCTGATTCCCGCCATGATCAACCGCGGCGGCTTCTCCGCCCCCTTCGCCTCTTCCCTGATGGCCAGCGCCTCCTCCATCGCCATCGTCATTCCGCCCTCCATCGCATTCGTGGTGTACGCCTCCATCACCGGCGTCTCCGTGGGCGATATGTTCATGGGCGGCTGGATTCCCGGCATCATGATGGGCCTGTCCCTGGTGATCATCATCATGATCGAGTGCCGCAAGAAGGGCATCCAGGCATCCAAGGCAAAGTCCTCCTGGGGCCAGCGCTGGAAGTCCTTCCGTGAGGCCTTCTGGGGCTTCCTGATGCCCGTCATCATCATCGGCGGCATCTACGGCGGCGTTTTCACCCCCACCGAGGCGGCTGCCGTCTCCGTGGTATACGGTCTGGTGGTCGGCGTCTTCATCTATCGTGAGGTCAAGATGAAGGATATGATCGATATCCTGGTCGACTCCGGCAAGACCACCGGCGGCATCATGCTGATCATCGGCGCGGCCACCCTGTTCTCCTATGTGTGCACGGTGTTCGGCATTGCGCAGGCGGCCCAGGCTCTGCTGCTGGAGATCTCCGGCAACAAGTACATCTTCCTGCTGATCGTCAACGTGATCTTCCTGATTGCAGGCTGCTTCGTGGACGCCAACTCCGCCATGTACATCTTTATCCCCATCATGTACCCCGTAGCCACCCAGCTGGGCATCGACCCCGTCCACTTCGGCGTGATCGCCACAGTGAACCTGGCTATCGGCCAGGTGACTCCTCCCGTGGGTGTCAACCTGTTCGTCGCCATCGGTGTGTCCGAGAAGCTTCAGGGCCTGCGGGACAAGACCAAGGTCACCATTGTCTCTATGTCCAAGGCTGTGTGGCCCCAGATTGTGGCATGCATTATTGCGCTGCTGCTCATCACCTATGTGCCCTGGTTCTCTACCGTGCTCTTGTTCGGCAAATAAGCATCTCCTGACTTGGCTGTAACCGCGCTTTGCGGTTTCAGATAATACCTGCTACAACTATTTTAAGGAGGCAAAACAATGAAAAAGTTTCTTGCACTGCTCCTGGCGCTCACCATGGCTCTGGCCCTGGTGGCCTGCGGCGGTGGCGATGACGCTGCCAGCGATACCACTGCCGACAGCGGCGATGATGCTGCCGCTTCCACTGGCGAGTTCGAGGAAATGACCTGGAAGTTCGCCTGCTCCGCCACGGAGACCTCTCCCTGGGTGGACGGCGCCAAGGAGTTCGCCCGGATCGTGGGCGAGAAGACCGGCGGTGCCATCACCGTTCAGTACTATCCCGCTGACCAGCTGACCGCCGGCAACCAGACCGACGGCATCCAGGCCCTGATGGACGGTACCACCGAGTTGTCCATGCACTCCAACCTGATCTGGTCCTCCTTCGACCAGCGGTTCAACGTGGTCTCCCTGCCCTTCCTGTTCAGCAGCACGGAAGAGGCTGACGCGGCCCTGGACGGCGCCGGCGGCGAGGCTCTGGGCGAGATTCTGGAGAGCACCTACAACGTGCACCTGCTGGGCATTGCGGAGAACGGCTTCCGCCACATCACCAACAGCAAGCACGCCATCGCCAGCAAGGCTGACATGAACGGCCTGAAGATGCGTGTCGCGGGTTCCCAGCTGCTGAACCGCTCCTATGAGCTGTGGGGCGCCGACTACACCAACGCCAACTGGTCCGAGGTGTTCACCGCTCTGCAGACCGGCACCTACGACGGCCAGGAGAACCCCCTGCCCACCGCTGATGCCGCTTCCATCCAGGAGGTCCAGAGCTATCTGACCTATTGGACCGGCGCTTATGACTGCCTGTTCTTCTGCATGAACGCTGAGCTGTACAACTCCCTGTCTCCCGAGCTGCAGGCCATCGTTGACGAGGCCGGCCAGGCTGCCTGCGAGTACGAGCGTGAGCTGAACCGCAGCCAGGATCAGGAGATCATGGACAAGTGGGCCGAGGCTGGCGTTGAGATCACCGAGCTGACTCCCGAGGCTGCTGCTGAGTTCGCTGAGGCTTCTGCCCCCGTGTACGACGAGTTCGCCGACGAGCTGACCCCCGAGCTGATCGAG
This DNA window, taken from Dysosmobacter welbionis, encodes the following:
- a CDS encoding YbaK/EbsC family protein gives rise to the protein MSIEKVRAHFKPLGIEERIREFDVSSATVELAAVAVGVEGARIAKSLSFKVEDKPIIIVVAGDAKVDNSRYKAQFHTKAKMLTHEEAHELIGHDVGGVCPFALPEDVKVYLDVSMKRFETVFPAAGSSNSAVEMTCDELERYASNFAAWVDVCKGWRPEEQG
- a CDS encoding metallophosphoesterase family protein yields the protein MIRFLHGADFHLDSAFGALPPGQAAARRRESRELALRLADYVKEHGIDLVLLAGDLFDSASPFRETGEQLAAALGQMRARVFISPGNHDWYGPGSPWETVDWPENVYVFKENRLTAVEVPERNLVIHGAAFSGPEQPESLLAGFTAPADGKCHIGLLHGELDGAEARYGPIRREEAAASGLCYLALGHVHKRTAPLTLGRTVCAWPGCPEGRGFDELGEKGFYEGTISDGGEVSLTFVPFARHRYEVLEVDVTGKEPRAAVEAALPPETAGDLYRILLTGETGEGGAGAAAIQEALADRFYALEVRDRTRMAEDLWRRAEEDSLRGLFLRELRQRRKQAETEAERAEIDLAARFGLAALDHRDLG
- a CDS encoding asparaginase; translation: MNEMKKILLIGTGGTIASDVTDSGLAPELTTEQLLSHIPGISDICGVDCLQLLNLDSTNMTPAHWLEIAACIRDHYGCYDGFVITHGTDTMAYTAAALSYLIQGSPKPIVLTGAQRPIGFDSTDSKTNLADAFRCAAEDLPGVSIVFNSRVILGTRAKKTRSKSFQAFSSINHPELGVLRDGVLLRYIRQDCREAPVFYDRLDPRVALLKLVPGTGRDAADFLLERNDALIIESFGVGGLPEAGGFYDCVRRWMEAGRVVVLTTQVENEGSDLGVYHVGYRLKSDLGVLEAYDMTTEAVVAKLMWILGQTRRREEVERLFYTPVARDILWPGL
- the thrS gene encoding threonine--tRNA ligase — its product is MSEEVKNNEFTFENPAYRQTYWHTCSHVMAQAVKRLWPEVKLAIGPSIDEGWYYDLDAPFAFTPEHLEKIEAEMRKICKEKLKLERFELPREEALKFMEEKAEPYKVELINDLPADAHISFYKQGEFTDLCAGPHLDSTGRIKGNALKLTACNAAYWRGDSNRETLQRIYGIAFPKKDELDAYLQRIEEAKKRDHRKLGRELGLFMLRDEGPGFPFFLPKGMTLKNTLLDYWRQVHKKYGYVEISTPIILNRQLWERSGHWDHYKQNMYTTVIDEEDYAIKPMNCPGGMLVYASEPHSYRELPLRVGELGLVHRHELSGALHGLFRVRCFTQDDAHIFMTPDQMKDVIQETVRLFDEVYSTFGLSYTIELSTMPEDHIGTVEEWEHNQDILKNAITDMGKTFEVNEGDGAFYGPKLDFHLADSLGRTWQCGTIQLDSQLPERFELEYTGEDGQKHRPVMVHRVVLGSVERFIGVITEHFAGAFPVWLNPVQVKVLPITDRALEYADQIAKQLDAAGFRVEVDGRNEKIGKKIREATLEKIPYMLVVGDRDMENQTVSVRLRTGEDLGAMSVADFAARLKQDVDTKAIW
- a CDS encoding lipoate--protein ligase family protein, translating into MSQEIHYLETGSQDPFYNLAFEETVLRSRRSGEYLLLWQNDNTIVIGQNQNAEGEINRAFVEAHQIHVVRRTTGGGAVYHDLGNLNYSFITDVGDAERLTMERFTRPIVEALQGLGLQAEASGRNDILVEGRKVSGTAQRLLRGRFLYHGTLLFDANPGMVSGALNVDPAKFESKSAKSVRSRIGNIREFLKTDMDMPAFWSYLKKTLAGSGLVEDHLTDEELAAVDELKRTKYDTWEWNFGRSPSTTCGTSAAGTAAPWSPVWRWTRGSSARSCSTEIFWLSAPWTR
- a CDS encoding lipoate protein ligase C-terminal domain-containing protein; translation: MEVDQGIIRQIVFYGDFLAVSPMDEVTGALMGTPFRREDVGAVLDRFPLRDYFGTITRDQVLDTIFYVD
- a CDS encoding MBL fold metallo-hydrolase, which gives rise to MSHCQITLSVNAGVALHLGAMRVWSDALHDHRVVGFSTVTPERWNILQAHPDFASPDLLFFTHCHPDHYSRALTEQVIAQNPQVALVLPEQEFDRQLVLAGPSSHLTLEGLHMDFMRLTHEGAQYREVPHYGCILEYDGFRVLIAGDCAVADPQLRDFIGNRPIDLALLNFPWVTLRKGRHFIEQAIRPEHLVVYHLPFSHDDRWGYRDAAVKGAGQLQGVPDVRLLLEPFQREILT
- a CDS encoding TRAP transporter small permease, which translates into the protein MKTYKTIMNGLTKVEEFVLCVITVVVTAITFINVLSRYVFHSNFAWSEELVINVFILMIMLGCALATRDGSMITLSLIFDNVGVGGKKILTVIDTVVNLIFYAILIYTGFNKVFDQISTGKETFSLGWPEWVFTILLPIGSIFLVLHAIEYLVDVMSNKAACVKPAETEGGKETV
- a CDS encoding TRAP transporter large permease, producing the protein MYSGMAKFLLLAIPFFVLSGNIMAKAGISSRLVAFADDCVGHRRGGIAIVAVIVACFFGAISGSGPATVAALGIILIPAMINRGGFSAPFASSLMASASSIAIVIPPSIAFVVYASITGVSVGDMFMGGWIPGIMMGLSLVIIIMIECRKKGIQASKAKSSWGQRWKSFREAFWGFLMPVIIIGGIYGGVFTPTEAAAVSVVYGLVVGVFIYREVKMKDMIDILVDSGKTTGGIMLIIGAATLFSYVCTVFGIAQAAQALLLEISGNKYIFLLIVNVIFLIAGCFVDANSAMYIFIPIMYPVATQLGIDPVHFGVIATVNLAIGQVTPPVGVNLFVAIGVSEKLQGLRDKTKVTIVSMSKAVWPQIVACIIALLLITYVPWFSTVLLFGK
- a CDS encoding DctP family TRAP transporter solute-binding subunit — protein: MKKFLALLLALTMALALVACGGGDDAASDTTADSGDDAAASTGEFEEMTWKFACSATETSPWVDGAKEFARIVGEKTGGAITVQYYPADQLTAGNQTDGIQALMDGTTELSMHSNLIWSSFDQRFNVVSLPFLFSSTEEADAALDGAGGEALGEILESTYNVHLLGIAENGFRHITNSKHAIASKADMNGLKMRVAGSQLLNRSYELWGADYTNANWSEVFTALQTGTYDGQENPLPTADAASIQEVQSYLTYWTGAYDCLFFCMNAELYNSLSPELQAIVDEAGQAACEYERELNRSQDQEIMDKWAEAGVEITELTPEAAAEFAEASAPVYDEFADELTPELIEAFTSVTQADAGTTEPAA